A genomic segment from Propioniciclava sp. MC1595 encodes:
- the hutU gene encoding urocanate hydratase, which yields MAKTIRAPRGLDLTTRGWQQEGALRMLMNNLDPEVAEHPEQLVVYGGSGKAARSWEAYDAIVRTLQTLDADETLLVQSGKPVGVFRTHEWAPRVLIANSNLVGDWATWEHFRSLEREGLMMYGQMTAGSWIYIGTQGILQGTFETFGAVARKRFGGTLAGTITLTAGLGGMGGAQPLAVTMNEGVALCIECDDSRIERRLEHRYLDVRADDLDHAIALANEAKASRTPLSIGLLGNAAELVPAFLERHRGSDVQIDVVTDQTSAHDPLMYLPIGVPVEDMAERAASDPEGFTRDAQASMAAHVAAMVGFADAGAEVFDYGNSIRDEARKGGFERAFDFPGFVPAYIRPLFEEGKGPFRWAALSGDPEDIAKTDAAILELFPEDEHLRRWITMAGERVHFQGLPARICWLGYGERHRAGLRFNEMVAAGEIGPIAIGRDHLDSGSVASPYRETEAMADGTDAVADWPLLNALLNTASGASWVSIHHGGGVGIGRSIHAGQVCVADGSELAAQKLERVLTNDPGTGVMRHVDAGYEHAREVARERGVRIPMMEG from the coding sequence ATGGCGAAGACGATCCGCGCCCCCCGGGGCCTCGACCTGACCACCCGCGGCTGGCAGCAGGAGGGCGCCCTGCGCATGCTCATGAACAACCTCGACCCCGAGGTCGCCGAGCACCCCGAGCAGCTGGTGGTCTACGGCGGCTCCGGCAAGGCGGCACGGTCGTGGGAGGCGTACGACGCGATCGTCCGCACCCTGCAGACCTTGGACGCCGACGAGACCCTGCTCGTGCAGTCGGGCAAGCCGGTGGGCGTGTTCCGGACCCACGAGTGGGCGCCGCGGGTGCTGATCGCGAACTCCAACCTGGTCGGTGACTGGGCGACGTGGGAGCACTTTCGCTCGCTCGAACGCGAGGGCCTGATGATGTACGGCCAGATGACCGCGGGGTCGTGGATCTACATCGGCACGCAGGGGATTCTGCAGGGCACCTTCGAGACCTTCGGCGCCGTCGCCCGCAAGCGCTTCGGCGGCACCCTCGCCGGCACGATCACCCTCACCGCCGGCCTCGGCGGCATGGGCGGCGCGCAGCCGCTGGCCGTCACCATGAACGAGGGCGTCGCCCTCTGCATCGAGTGCGACGACTCGCGCATCGAGCGCCGCCTGGAGCACCGCTACCTGGACGTCCGGGCCGACGACCTCGACCATGCGATCGCGCTGGCAAATGAGGCGAAGGCGTCCCGGACGCCACTGAGTATCGGGCTGCTGGGCAACGCCGCCGAGCTCGTGCCGGCGTTTCTGGAGCGGCACCGCGGCAGCGACGTGCAGATCGACGTCGTCACCGACCAGACCTCGGCGCACGACCCGCTGATGTACCTGCCGATCGGGGTGCCGGTCGAGGACATGGCCGAGCGCGCGGCGTCCGACCCCGAGGGCTTCACCCGCGACGCCCAGGCCTCCATGGCCGCCCACGTGGCGGCGATGGTCGGCTTCGCGGATGCGGGCGCGGAGGTCTTCGACTACGGCAACTCGATCCGCGACGAGGCGCGCAAGGGCGGCTTCGAGCGGGCGTTCGACTTCCCGGGGTTCGTGCCGGCGTACATCCGGCCGCTGTTCGAGGAGGGCAAGGGCCCGTTCCGCTGGGCGGCGCTGTCGGGCGACCCCGAGGACATCGCGAAGACGGACGCCGCCATCCTCGAGCTGTTCCCCGAGGACGAGCACCTGCGCCGCTGGATCACCATGGCCGGCGAGCGCGTGCACTTCCAGGGGCTGCCCGCCCGCATCTGCTGGCTGGGCTACGGCGAGCGCCACCGGGCCGGGCTGAGGTTCAACGAGATGGTCGCCGCCGGCGAGATCGGGCCCATCGCCATCGGTCGCGACCACCTCGACTCCGGTTCGGTCGCCTCGCCCTACCGCGAGACCGAGGCCATGGCCGACGGCACGGACGCCGTGGCCGACTGGCCGCTGCTGAACGCCCTGCTGAACACCGCATCGGGGGCGAGCTGGGTGTCGATCCACCACGGCGGCGGCGTCGGGATCGGTCGTTCTATCCACGCCGGGCAGGTGTGTGTGGCCGACGGTTCGGAGCTGGCCGCGCAGAAGCTCGAGCGGGTGCTCACCAACGACCCCGGCACCGGCGTCATGCGCCACGTGGACGCCGGTTACGAGCACGCCCGCGAGGTGGCTCGCGAGCGCGGGGTGCGCATCCCGATGATGGAGGGATGA
- the hutI gene encoding imidazolonepropionase, whose translation MMSLLVDHIGELVTNDPSVGEGALGVVRDAALVVEDGRVVWVGPAASVDRGTDEVLDAAGAAVVPGFVESHSHLVFAGDRAAEFAARMAGESYAAGGIRTTLAATRAASDGELGANLMRLAAEYRRQGTTTLEVKSGYGQTVTDESRSVQLAARLADEATLLAAHVVPPEYEGRADDYVRLVVEEMIPAGATHARWVDVFCERGAFDADQSRAVLSAGRAAGLGVRVHANQLTAGEGVRLGVDLDAASVDHCVHLTDADVEALAGSTTVATLLPGADFSTRGPWPDARRLLDAGVTVALGADCNPGTSYTTSMPFIVALAVRELCMTPAEALWSATAGGARALRRDDVGHLGVGARADLAVLDAPSSLHLAYRPGVPLVRDVLKDGRRG comes from the coding sequence ATGATGTCCCTCCTGGTCGACCACATCGGCGAACTCGTCACCAACGACCCCTCGGTTGGGGAGGGCGCGCTCGGGGTTGTGCGTGACGCCGCGCTCGTCGTCGAGGACGGCCGGGTCGTGTGGGTCGGGCCGGCGGCGTCCGTCGACCGCGGCACCGACGAGGTGTTGGACGCCGCGGGTGCGGCAGTGGTGCCCGGCTTCGTCGAGTCGCACAGCCACTTGGTGTTCGCCGGGGATCGCGCGGCGGAGTTCGCGGCGCGGATGGCGGGGGAGTCGTACGCGGCCGGTGGGATCCGGACGACGCTGGCGGCGACCCGGGCGGCGTCGGACGGTGAACTCGGCGCCAACCTCATGCGGCTCGCCGCCGAATACCGCCGGCAGGGGACCACCACGCTCGAGGTGAAGTCGGGCTACGGCCAGACCGTGACCGACGAGTCGCGGTCGGTGCAGCTCGCGGCCCGATTGGCCGACGAGGCCACCCTGCTGGCGGCGCATGTGGTGCCGCCCGAGTACGAGGGCCGAGCCGACGACTACGTGCGGTTGGTGGTGGAGGAGATGATCCCGGCCGGGGCGACGCACGCGCGCTGGGTCGACGTGTTCTGCGAGCGCGGGGCCTTCGACGCCGACCAGTCACGGGCGGTGCTGTCGGCGGGCCGGGCCGCCGGGCTCGGGGTGCGGGTGCACGCCAACCAGCTCACCGCGGGCGAGGGGGTGCGTCTGGGCGTCGACCTGGACGCGGCCTCGGTCGACCACTGCGTGCACCTGACCGACGCCGACGTCGAGGCGCTCGCCGGGTCGACGACCGTGGCCACGCTGCTGCCCGGGGCGGACTTCTCGACCCGCGGCCCTTGGCCCGACGCCCGACGGCTGCTCGATGCGGGGGTCACCGTGGCGCTGGGCGCCGACTGCAACCCGGGCACCTCGTACACGACCTCGATGCCGTTCATCGTGGCGCTGGCCGTCCGCGAGCTGTGCATGACCCCCGCCGAGGCGCTGTGGTCGGCCACCGCCGGCGGGGCGCGGGCCCTGCGCCGGGACGACGTCGGCCACCTCGGCGTCGGCGCCCGCGCCGACCTCGCCGTGCTCGACGCGCCCTCCTCCCTGCACCTGGCCTACCGCCCCGGGGTGCCGCTGGTGCGTGACGTGCTCAAGGACGGACGCCGTGGCTGA
- the ctlX gene encoding citrulline utilization hydrolase CtlX, whose amino-acid sequence MRTQIQAPSAVVMVRPHHFTPNPETAADNAFQLPRPEINAEAFEARALREVDAVARTLMEHGVRVHVFDDLTRDTPDSVFPNNWFSTHQGGRIAMYPMAAPSRRGERRSDVIEMLKREYRVQEVIDYSGLEADGLFLEGTGAMILDHAERVAYVGASTRADPIILERFCTHFGFEPMVFENRDPAGHPIYHTNVILSIGTEFALLCAEVMTDAERRDEIVARLRDSGRDVIDISWQQVTEFAGNGMELTGSAGRFYACSARAAASYTPEQRERIEASAPIVAIDVPTIELAGGSVRCMLAGIHLSRR is encoded by the coding sequence GTGCGCACCCAGATCCAGGCCCCGTCGGCCGTCGTGATGGTCCGTCCCCACCACTTCACGCCCAACCCCGAGACCGCCGCCGACAACGCCTTCCAGCTGCCCCGCCCCGAGATCAACGCCGAGGCGTTCGAAGCCCGCGCGCTGCGGGAGGTCGACGCGGTGGCGCGCACGTTGATGGAGCACGGCGTCCGGGTGCACGTGTTCGACGACCTGACCCGGGACACGCCCGACTCCGTCTTCCCCAACAACTGGTTCTCGACCCACCAGGGCGGCCGCATCGCCATGTACCCGATGGCCGCCCCCAGCCGCCGTGGCGAGCGGCGGTCGGACGTCATCGAGATGCTCAAGCGCGAGTACCGCGTGCAGGAGGTGATCGACTACTCGGGGCTGGAGGCCGACGGGCTGTTCCTCGAGGGCACGGGCGCGATGATCCTCGACCACGCCGAGCGGGTCGCCTACGTCGGCGCCTCGACCCGGGCCGACCCCATCATCCTGGAGCGGTTCTGCACGCACTTCGGGTTCGAGCCGATGGTCTTCGAGAACCGCGACCCGGCGGGCCACCCGATCTACCACACGAACGTGATCCTCAGCATCGGCACCGAGTTCGCCCTGCTCTGCGCCGAGGTGATGACGGACGCCGAGCGGCGCGACGAGATCGTGGCCCGGCTCCGGGACTCTGGCCGCGACGTTATCGACATCTCCTGGCAGCAGGTGACCGAGTTCGCCGGCAACGGGATGGAGCTCACCGGCTCGGCAGGCCGGTTCTACGCCTGCTCGGCGCGTGCGGCCGCCTCGTACACCCCCGAGCAGCGCGAGCGGATCGAGGCGTCGGCACCCATCGTGGCCATCGACGTGCCCACCATCGAGCTCGCCGGCGGCTCGGTGCGCTGCATGTTGGCGGGGATCCACCTGTCCCGGCGCTGA
- a CDS encoding signal peptidase II, which translates to MTPDAAADAELTSGERQQRGRWRLTAGALALGGLVLLIDQGTKAWAEATLTVSERLPLIGDLLGLQLAYNPGAAFSFGEGSTWVFALVAVAATVTAIVFAFRVRHPGWAIVIGALGGAAASHAGDRLFRAPGFAQGHVVDFLAYGNWFIGNVADVVIVTAAIAGALLMIRGNEN; encoded by the coding sequence ATGACCCCGGACGCGGCTGCCGATGCTGAGCTGACGTCGGGAGAGCGGCAGCAGAGGGGGCGTTGGCGGCTCACGGCGGGGGCACTCGCGCTCGGCGGGCTCGTCCTCCTGATCGATCAGGGGACGAAGGCATGGGCGGAGGCCACGCTCACAGTAAGTGAGCGCCTCCCGCTGATCGGCGACCTGCTGGGCCTGCAACTCGCTTACAACCCCGGCGCGGCGTTCTCCTTCGGTGAGGGTTCCACCTGGGTGTTCGCGCTGGTGGCCGTCGCGGCCACCGTCACCGCGATCGTGTTCGCGTTCCGTGTCCGACACCCCGGGTGGGCGATCGTGATCGGCGCGCTTGGCGGGGCCGCCGCCTCCCACGCCGGCGACAGGCTTTTCCGTGCTCCAGGGTTCGCCCAGGGGCACGTCGTGGACTTCCTCGCCTACGGGAACTGGTTCATCGGGAACGTCGCCGACGTCGTGATCGTCACCGCCGCGATCGCCGGAGCGCTTCTGATGATCCGCGGCAACGAGAAC
- a CDS encoding VOC family protein: MPRQPLANGGEVALPKMALPGMAWQGYYLDTEGNTIGIHQPDPEAR; encoded by the coding sequence TTGCCACGGCAACCCCTCGCCAACGGCGGCGAGGTCGCGCTGCCGAAGATGGCGCTGCCGGGCATGGCGTGGCAGGGCTACTACCTCGACACCGAGGGCAACACCATCGGCATCCACCAGCCCGACCCCGAGGCCCGCTAG
- a CDS encoding helix-turn-helix transcriptional regulator yields MLTIASRLDVMNRLGRAMADPTRSRILMTLLEGPSHPAVLSRELELTRSNVSNHLTCLRDCGIVVAEPEGRQTRYEIADPHLAAALIALVDVTLAVDEHAPCVDSSCTVPGCCGAGADA; encoded by the coding sequence ATGCTGACTATTGCTTCTCGACTCGACGTCATGAACCGGCTCGGCCGGGCCATGGCGGATCCGACGCGTTCCCGGATCCTGATGACCCTGCTCGAGGGACCGAGCCACCCGGCGGTGCTCTCGCGTGAGCTGGAGCTGACTCGCTCGAACGTGTCGAACCACCTCACCTGCCTGCGCGACTGCGGCATCGTGGTCGCTGAGCCGGAGGGTCGCCAGACTAGGTATGAGATCGCTGATCCGCACCTCGCGGCCGCTCTCATCGCGCTGGTGGATGTGACTCTGGCTGTCGACGAGCACGCTCCGTGCGTGGACTCGTCGTGCACCGTTCCGGGTTGCTGCGGAGCGGGAGCAGACGCGTGA
- a CDS encoding cation-translocating P-type ATPase produces MSAACGCEHEPTTTAVDESEEKERPWWRDRGIMVPVFSGVAFLAGLILEWSGMEIPALVLFWVGLLLGASTFTPGAIRKLFKGKLGIGLLMTISAVGAVVLGYVEEAAALAFLYSIAEALEDKAMDRARGGLRALLKLVPDTATVRRDGASVEIAAKDLAVGQVMVVRPGERIATDGVVRAGRSSLDTSAITGESIPVEVEPGDAVSAGAINSAGALEVETTAAGTDNSLTTIVELVEQAQAEKGERARLADRIARPLVPGVLVLAALVALVGSLFGDPELWITRALVVLVAASPCALAISVPLTVVAAIGAASKFGVIIKSGAVFERFGTVRHVAVDKTGTLTRNEPAVTAVLAADGVTDAQALAWAAALEQHSTHPLAAAITAAAPGAQAAEGVTEQAGHGIEGKIDGSRITVGSPRWLDAGVLGDQVAGLEEQGMTVVIVHRDGAPVAAIGVRDELRPEVPEVVRTLAAQGVGVTMLTGDNARTARALAAQAGISDVRAELRPEDKATAIGELSKAGSVAMIGDGINDAPALAAADIGIAMGATGSDAAIESADVAFTGHDLRLIPRAFDHARRGRRIINQNIVLSLLIITALLPLALFGVLGLAAVVLVHEIAEVVVILNGLRAARTRTPRLES; encoded by the coding sequence GTGAGCGCGGCATGCGGCTGCGAGCACGAGCCGACGACCACGGCAGTCGATGAGAGCGAGGAGAAGGAGCGGCCCTGGTGGAGGGACCGCGGGATCATGGTGCCGGTCTTCTCCGGTGTCGCGTTCCTCGCTGGTCTGATCCTTGAGTGGTCCGGCATGGAGATCCCGGCACTGGTGCTGTTCTGGGTCGGCTTGCTGCTGGGCGCGTCGACGTTCACGCCGGGCGCGATCCGGAAGCTGTTCAAGGGCAAGCTGGGCATCGGGCTGCTGATGACGATCAGCGCGGTCGGCGCAGTCGTCCTCGGCTACGTCGAAGAGGCTGCGGCGCTGGCGTTCCTCTACTCGATCGCAGAGGCGCTGGAGGACAAGGCGATGGACCGCGCCCGCGGCGGGCTGCGAGCGCTGCTGAAGCTGGTCCCCGACACCGCGACCGTGCGCCGCGACGGCGCTTCGGTGGAGATTGCGGCGAAGGACCTCGCGGTCGGGCAGGTCATGGTGGTTCGTCCCGGCGAGCGGATCGCGACCGACGGAGTCGTCCGTGCGGGGCGCTCCAGCCTGGACACCTCGGCGATCACGGGCGAGTCGATCCCGGTCGAGGTCGAGCCCGGCGACGCCGTGTCGGCCGGCGCGATCAACAGCGCCGGTGCGCTGGAGGTCGAGACGACGGCGGCGGGCACCGACAACTCGCTCACGACCATCGTGGAGCTGGTGGAGCAGGCGCAGGCGGAGAAGGGCGAGCGAGCGCGCCTCGCGGACCGGATCGCGCGCCCGCTGGTCCCGGGCGTGCTGGTCCTCGCGGCCCTGGTCGCCCTGGTCGGCTCGCTGTTCGGGGACCCGGAGCTGTGGATCACCCGAGCCCTCGTCGTCCTCGTCGCCGCCTCCCCGTGCGCGCTGGCGATCTCGGTGCCGCTGACGGTGGTCGCGGCGATCGGCGCGGCGAGCAAGTTCGGCGTGATCATCAAGTCCGGCGCGGTGTTCGAGCGCTTCGGCACGGTCCGCCACGTCGCCGTCGACAAGACCGGCACCCTCACCCGCAACGAGCCCGCCGTCACCGCGGTCCTCGCCGCGGACGGCGTGACCGACGCCCAGGCGCTGGCCTGGGCGGCCGCGCTGGAGCAGCACAGCACGCACCCGCTGGCCGCGGCGATCACCGCCGCAGCCCCCGGAGCCCAGGCTGCGGAGGGCGTGACCGAGCAGGCCGGGCACGGCATCGAGGGCAAGATCGACGGGTCTCGGATCACCGTCGGCAGCCCCCGCTGGCTCGACGCCGGGGTGCTCGGCGACCAGGTCGCGGGCCTGGAGGAGCAGGGCATGACCGTTGTGATCGTGCACCGCGACGGGGCCCCTGTCGCCGCGATCGGCGTCCGCGACGAGCTGCGTCCCGAGGTCCCCGAAGTGGTGCGGACTCTCGCGGCGCAGGGCGTCGGGGTGACGATGCTCACCGGCGACAACGCCCGCACGGCACGGGCGCTGGCAGCGCAGGCCGGTATCAGCGACGTGCGCGCGGAACTGCGTCCCGAAGACAAAGCGACCGCGATCGGGGAGCTGTCAAAGGCGGGGTCGGTTGCAATGATCGGCGACGGCATCAACGACGCCCCCGCTCTGGCCGCCGCGGACATCGGCATCGCGATGGGCGCGACCGGCTCGGACGCGGCGATCGAGTCCGCCGACGTCGCGTTCACCGGCCACGACCTCCGCCTCATCCCGCGCGCGTTCGACCACGCCCGCCGCGGACGCCGCATCATCAACCAGAACATCGTCCTGTCGCTGCTGATCATCACCGCGCTGCTGCCGCTCGCGCTGTTCGGCGTCCTCGGACTCGCCGCTGTGGTGCTGGTCCACGAGATCGCCGAGGTCGTCGTGATCCTCAACGGACTCCGCGCCGCCCGCACGCGTACCCCACGGCTGGAGAGCTGA
- the hutG gene encoding formimidoylglutamase translates to MADREFAPWSGRGDGPGPEHARWHSVVRGWAPGESLPEGAVVLVGFASDEGVRRNGGRVGAAAGPAALRQALASLSDPGCPVFDAGDVVVDDGDLEGGQVRLGALVAAVLDAGGLPVVLGGGHAVAYGSYLGWAGRPGWGVLNVDAHFDLRVSDRATSGTPFAQMAADEASAGRDLAYAVAGISRANNTRVLFDAAERLGVEVLLDEDCTPATAGAVAEEFVARVDRVHLTLDLDALPASVAPGVSAPAGFGISLDSVRAVVRAVVGSGRLGLLEVAELNPSFDVDGRTARTAARLVDLAVRA, encoded by the coding sequence GTGGCTGACCGGGAGTTCGCGCCGTGGTCGGGCCGGGGCGACGGCCCCGGGCCGGAGCACGCGCGCTGGCACTCGGTGGTGCGCGGCTGGGCGCCCGGGGAGTCGTTGCCCGAGGGGGCCGTCGTGCTGGTCGGGTTCGCCTCGGACGAGGGGGTCCGCCGCAACGGAGGCCGTGTGGGGGCCGCCGCGGGCCCCGCTGCGCTGCGGCAGGCACTGGCTTCATTGAGCGACCCCGGCTGCCCCGTGTTCGACGCCGGCGATGTGGTGGTCGACGACGGCGACCTCGAGGGCGGGCAGGTGCGCCTCGGTGCGCTCGTCGCCGCGGTGCTCGACGCCGGCGGCCTGCCGGTGGTGCTCGGTGGCGGCCATGCCGTCGCCTATGGGTCGTACCTCGGCTGGGCCGGACGCCCGGGTTGGGGGGTCCTCAACGTGGACGCCCACTTCGACCTGCGTGTGTCCGACCGCGCGACCTCGGGCACCCCGTTCGCGCAGATGGCCGCCGACGAGGCGTCCGCGGGCCGAGACCTGGCCTACGCGGTCGCGGGGATCTCGCGGGCCAACAACACCCGCGTGTTGTTCGATGCCGCCGAGCGGCTGGGCGTCGAGGTGCTGCTCGACGAGGACTGCACGCCCGCCACGGCCGGCGCGGTCGCCGAGGAGTTCGTCGCCCGCGTCGACCGCGTCCACCTCACCCTCGACCTCGATGCGCTGCCCGCGTCGGTCGCGCCCGGGGTGAGCGCGCCGGCCGGGTTCGGGATCAGCCTCGACAGCGTGAGAGCCGTGGTCCGGGCCGTGGTCGGGTCGGGCAGGCTCGGGCTGCTCGAGGTCGCCGAGCTCAACCCGTCCTTCGACGTCGACGGCCGCACCGCCCGCACGGCGGCGCGGCTCGTCGACCTGGCGGTGCGTGCCTAG
- a CDS encoding cadmium resistance transporter codes for MLATIGSAIGLFAATNIDDIVVLTVLFLASSRGKPRPWQIVAGQYLGFITLVVISVIAALGLTIVPDEWVGFLGLIPLGIGIWTLVRGLRRNGDDDDDDEKITAVGLWGVAGITIANGADNISLYTPIFRTSSPGDVVVMIAVFLVLVAVWCAAGRLIGTHKAVTETLERVEHWLVPVVFIGLGLFILIDSGVIVRLVEVLA; via the coding sequence ATGCTTGCGACCATCGGCTCAGCGATCGGCTTGTTTGCTGCGACCAACATCGATGACATCGTCGTGCTGACCGTGCTGTTCCTGGCCTCCAGCCGAGGGAAGCCGCGACCGTGGCAGATCGTCGCAGGCCAGTACCTCGGGTTCATCACCCTCGTCGTGATCAGCGTGATCGCCGCGCTCGGCCTGACCATCGTCCCCGACGAATGGGTGGGCTTCCTCGGCCTGATCCCGCTCGGCATCGGCATCTGGACCCTCGTGCGGGGCCTGCGACGCAACGGTGACGACGATGACGACGACGAGAAGATCACCGCGGTCGGGCTGTGGGGCGTCGCCGGGATCACGATCGCCAACGGGGCCGACAACATCTCCCTCTACACGCCGATCTTCCGCACCAGTTCGCCCGGCGACGTCGTCGTCATGATCGCGGTGTTCCTCGTCCTCGTCGCCGTCTGGTGCGCTGCTGGACGCCTGATCGGAACCCACAAGGCCGTCACCGAAACGCTTGAACGCGTCGAGCACTGGCTCGTACCCGTCGTGTTCATCGGCCTGGGCCTGTTCATCCTGATCGATTCCGGCGTCATCGTCCGCCTCGTCGAGGTCCTCGCATGA